Proteins encoded in a region of the Gemmatimonadota bacterium genome:
- the hpaD gene encoding 3,4-dihydroxyphenylacetate 2,3-dioxygenase, protein MALPAANPSPPFNIVRASHAEWGVTDLDYARDFYIDLLGYVCEDDVGDALYLRGMEERNHHSLVLTKADEPVVHRIAFKVAGDADLDRAEAFYDGAGCRTAFVDRYAQGRTLHVDDPFGIPLEFYHEMERRDLLLQEYHRYHGAHIQRIDHFNLFSHDVNGMTAFYAESLGFRPTEVTVADITDEDADLWATWLHRRGGVHDIAFTNGLGPRLHHIGVYVPTAMDIIHFCDRLASSQHRDAFERGPGRHGISNAFFLYLFDRDGHRIELFTGDYVTVDPDHPARVWDLKDTRRQTLWGQAAPRSWFEHGTRFHGVEPVPSRLEAAPVIAPE, encoded by the coding sequence GTGGCCCTTCCCGCAGCGAATCCTTCCCCGCCCTTCAACATCGTCCGCGCCAGCCATGCGGAGTGGGGGGTGACGGACCTGGACTACGCCCGCGACTTCTATATCGACCTGCTGGGGTACGTCTGCGAGGACGACGTGGGGGATGCGCTCTACCTGCGCGGAATGGAGGAACGGAACCACCATTCGCTGGTCCTGACGAAGGCGGACGAACCGGTCGTGCACCGCATCGCCTTCAAGGTCGCCGGAGACGCCGACCTGGACCGGGCTGAAGCCTTCTACGACGGCGCCGGTTGCCGGACGGCTTTCGTCGACCGGTACGCCCAGGGCCGCACGCTGCACGTGGACGATCCCTTCGGCATCCCCCTGGAGTTCTACCACGAGATGGAGCGCCGGGACCTGCTGCTGCAGGAGTACCACCGTTACCACGGCGCCCATATCCAGCGCATCGACCATTTCAACCTGTTCTCCCATGACGTGAACGGGATGACGGCCTTCTACGCCGAGTCGCTCGGATTCCGGCCGACGGAGGTGACCGTGGCCGACATCACAGACGAGGACGCCGACCTCTGGGCCACTTGGCTGCACCGCCGGGGCGGCGTCCACGACATCGCCTTCACCAACGGGCTGGGGCCGCGCCTGCATCACATCGGCGTCTACGTGCCCACGGCCATGGACATCATCCACTTCTGCGACCGCCTGGCCAGCTCGCAGCACCGCGACGCCTTCGAGCGGGGACCGGGGCGCCACGGCATCTCGAACGCCTTCTTCCTGTACCTGTTCGACCGGGACGGCCACCGGATCGAGCTGTTCACGGGAGACTACGTCACCGTCGACCCGGATCATCCCGCGCGGGTCTGGGACCTGAAGGACACCCGGCGCCAGACCCTGTGGGGGCAGGCCGCCCCGCGGTCCTGGTTCGAGCACGGCACCCGGTTTCACGGGGTCGAACCGGTTCCATCGCGACTGGAAGCCGCACCGGTCATTGCGCCGGAATGA
- a CDS encoding 2-hydroxyhepta-2,4-diene-1,7-dioate isomerase, with protein sequence MKTARFACNGQVLEAVFENGQLMVGTVAYDPEDVMFLPPVAHTSKAIGVALGYTEHAKELNLDLPEEPILFNKMPQTFIGHRAKIVVPPEFDYLHYECELVAMIGRPARKVTAAQALDYVGGYTIGNDLTIRDFVSNYFRPPIKAKGFDTFGPLGPFLTTADDIDPTDVHLRTYVNGELRQEGWTGDLRHGVAELIEYITAYMTLNPGDMIWTGTPEGISHIHAGDRLRLEVDGLGALENDVVASLKEGGS encoded by the coding sequence ATGAAAACAGCACGCTTCGCCTGCAACGGCCAGGTCCTCGAGGCCGTCTTCGAGAACGGACAACTCATGGTGGGCACGGTCGCCTACGATCCGGAAGACGTCATGTTCCTGCCGCCGGTGGCCCATACGAGCAAGGCCATCGGCGTCGCGCTGGGGTACACGGAGCACGCGAAGGAACTGAACCTGGACCTGCCCGAGGAACCCATCCTGTTCAACAAGATGCCCCAGACCTTCATCGGCCACCGCGCAAAGATCGTCGTGCCCCCGGAATTCGACTACCTGCACTACGAATGCGAACTCGTCGCCATGATCGGCCGGCCCGCCCGGAAGGTGACGGCCGCACAGGCCCTGGACTACGTGGGGGGCTACACCATCGGCAACGACCTGACGATCCGGGACTTCGTGAGCAACTACTTCAGGCCGCCGATCAAGGCCAAGGGTTTCGATACTTTCGGCCCGCTCGGCCCCTTCCTGACCACCGCGGACGATATCGATCCCACCGACGTGCACCTGCGCACCTACGTCAACGGGGAACTCCGCCAGGAAGGCTGGACCGGCGACCTGCGCCACGGCGTCGCCGAACTCATCGAGTACATCACCGCCTACATGACCCTGAACCCCGGGGACATGATCTGGACGGGCACGCCGGAAGGCATATCCCACATCCACGCGGGCGACCGCCTCCGGCTGGAAGTGGACGGACTGGGCGCCCTGGAAAACGACGTGGTGGCCAGTCTCAAGGAGGGCGGATCATAG
- the hpaE gene encoding 5-carboxymethyl-2-hydroxymuconate semialdehyde dehydrogenase, which yields MAIQVSTQAHPNEAKAKRFIARFREEGIGHLIGGSSVPSAGGDTFENASPIDHSVLCTVASGGPGEVDAAARAATEAFADWRDTSGTERKKLLHGVADLIEANGEEIALLETFDTGQPIRFMSKAAARAAENFRFFADRAESASDGLSLPAAGHLNYTLRQPIGPVGLITPWNTPFMLSTWKMAPALAAGCTVVHKPAEWSPVTATRLAELVHEAGIPPGVVNVVNGIGETAGRALTEHPDVKAIGFVGDTRTGRAIMRQGADTLKRVHFELGGKNPVVVFADADLDRALDATVFMIYSLNGERCTSGSRVLVERTVYDEFTGRLAERVKRIRLGNPFDPATELGPLIHPQHLEKVQRYVTTGLQEGATLIAGGRCPEHTGAGNYFEATLFGDADRSMRIAREEVFGPFLTAIPFDSEAEALEVANDVDYGLAAYLWTSDVTRAHAFAQCVDAGMVWVNSENVRHLPTPFGGMKASGIGRDGGDYSFDFYMETKNIDIALEHHPVPKLGK from the coding sequence ATAGCCATCCAGGTTTCCACGCAGGCACACCCGAACGAGGCCAAAGCGAAGCGGTTCATCGCCCGCTTCCGCGAGGAAGGCATCGGACATCTCATCGGCGGATCGTCCGTCCCTTCCGCCGGCGGCGACACCTTCGAGAACGCCTCGCCCATCGACCATTCCGTGCTTTGCACCGTGGCGAGCGGAGGACCGGGGGAGGTCGACGCCGCGGCCCGCGCGGCAACGGAGGCCTTCGCCGACTGGCGCGATACGTCCGGGACCGAGCGAAAAAAGCTGCTGCACGGGGTGGCCGACCTGATCGAGGCGAACGGCGAGGAGATCGCCCTGCTGGAGACCTTCGACACGGGCCAGCCCATCCGGTTCATGTCGAAGGCCGCGGCGCGGGCCGCCGAGAACTTCCGGTTCTTCGCGGACCGGGCCGAAAGCGCGTCGGACGGCCTCTCCCTGCCGGCGGCCGGACACCTGAACTATACCCTGAGACAGCCCATCGGGCCGGTGGGCCTCATCACGCCCTGGAACACGCCCTTCATGCTCAGCACGTGGAAGATGGCGCCTGCACTGGCGGCCGGCTGCACGGTGGTACACAAGCCCGCGGAATGGAGTCCGGTCACGGCCACGCGCCTGGCCGAACTGGTGCACGAGGCGGGCATTCCCCCGGGCGTGGTCAACGTGGTCAACGGCATCGGCGAGACCGCGGGGCGGGCACTCACCGAGCATCCGGACGTCAAGGCCATCGGATTCGTGGGCGACACGCGGACCGGTCGGGCCATCATGCGCCAGGGCGCCGATACGCTGAAGCGAGTGCATTTCGAACTGGGCGGCAAGAACCCGGTCGTCGTCTTCGCCGACGCGGACCTGGACCGGGCCCTGGACGCCACGGTATTCATGATCTACAGCCTCAACGGGGAGCGGTGCACGTCGGGCAGCCGGGTGCTGGTGGAGCGGACGGTCTACGACGAATTCACCGGGCGGCTCGCGGAACGAGTGAAGCGCATCCGCCTGGGAAACCCCTTCGACCCGGCCACCGAACTGGGTCCCCTGATCCACCCGCAGCACCTGGAGAAGGTCCAGCGCTACGTGACCACTGGGTTGCAGGAGGGCGCCACGCTGATCGCCGGGGGGAGATGCCCGGAACACACCGGCGCCGGCAACTACTTCGAGGCCACGCTCTTCGGTGACGCCGACCGGTCCATGCGCATCGCCCGGGAGGAGGTGTTCGGCCCTTTTCTCACGGCCATCCCCTTCGACTCGGAAGCGGAAGCGCTGGAGGTGGCGAACGACGTGGACTACGGCCTGGCCGCTTACCTGTGGACGAGTGACGTCACGCGCGCCCATGCCTTCGCCCAGTGCGTAGATGCCGGCATGGTCTGGGTGAACTCGGAGAACGTGCGCCACCTGCCCACGCCCTTCGGCGGCATGAAGGCGAGCGGGATCGGCCGGGACGGGGGCGACTACAGCTTCGACTTCTACATGGAAACGAAGAACATCGACATCGCCCTGGAACACCACCCCGTGCCGAAACTGGGAAAATAA
- a CDS encoding phytanoyl-CoA dioxygenase family protein, giving the protein MGYDAEIVGPRMNPDLSPELEREAAFFRKWGYLVVEDALTSGQIEQLRDALEETFSRHGESFTHQLLEEDQRFAFLLDNPPVLDRMKAILGNCVQLHSATARVTKPGEPDQNWHRDIPWPKDPEPPPYGNEPGQINCGYYLDQLTMENGPIVIVPGSHRAPFKPPETQARFPDEKHVLARPGQAVLFDGWLFHRGAANQSDRNRRVCLMCYQNAWMKSREPFDGPRVTAMREKGTREQKLLLGAIDRW; this is encoded by the coding sequence ATGGGATATGATGCCGAAATCGTCGGGCCGCGAATGAACCCGGACCTGTCCCCCGAACTGGAACGGGAGGCCGCCTTCTTCAGGAAATGGGGCTATCTGGTCGTGGAAGATGCGCTGACCTCCGGGCAGATCGAGCAGCTTCGGGACGCCCTCGAAGAGACCTTCTCCCGGCACGGCGAGTCCTTCACGCACCAACTTCTGGAAGAGGACCAACGGTTCGCATTCCTGCTGGACAATCCACCCGTCCTGGACCGCATGAAGGCCATACTCGGCAACTGCGTCCAGCTGCACAGCGCGACGGCGCGGGTTACAAAACCGGGCGAACCGGACCAGAACTGGCACCGGGACATACCCTGGCCCAAGGATCCGGAGCCGCCGCCCTACGGCAACGAGCCGGGCCAGATCAACTGCGGGTACTACCTCGACCAGCTGACTATGGAGAACGGACCCATCGTCATCGTGCCAGGCAGCCACCGGGCGCCCTTCAAGCCGCCGGAGACCCAGGCCCGTTTTCCGGACGAGAAGCATGTACTGGCGAGACCGGGACAGGCCGTCCTGTTCGACGGCTGGCTCTTTCACCGCGGAGCCGCCAACCAGTCGGACCGCAACCGCAGGGTTTGCCTGATGTGCTACCAGAACGCCTGGATGAAGTCCCGGGAACCCTTCGACGGCCCACGGGTGACCGCCATGCGGGAGAAGGGAACCAGGGAACAGAAACTGCTGCTCGGCGCAATCGACCGCTGGTAG
- a CDS encoding acetolactate synthase, whose product MQQMTTAEAIVRTLTAHGIDTVFGLPGVQNDALYNAFYDHRDEIRLVHTRHEQGAAYMALGYALSTDRTGVYNVVPGPGFLNGTAALSTAYATNAKVLCLTGEIPTKYLGRHTGQLHEINGQLDVLRSLTKWAARIESTAGAPSRTAEAIRQLNSGRPRPVGLECPWDVLASEGEAPRIPGPLPISNPPVDTEMLEAAARKLGRAENPMIFVGRGAMNVSEEITRLAELLQAPVIGYRTGRGVLDSRHYLSHPNPAAHKLWPKVDVVLAVGSRLAIPQLYWGVDEHLTTIRIEVDARAQDRIARPDIAITARTEDAMPLLVEAVERHNRVRPSREAEMRALKAETEEMFAFLEPQTSFLRVIREELGEDGLFVEELTQVGYAARQIMPVYKPYTFISTGYQGTLGWGFPTALGVKVAHPDKPVLSVTGDGGFMFGVQELATAVQHRIGLVTLLFNDNAYGNVKRMQQKLYGNRVIASDLHNPDFVRMAESFGARGIRAETPEELRRAIRAGFAVNGPTLVEIPVGEMPDVDRFKRGARVRGTAERSEHALQW is encoded by the coding sequence ATGCAACAGATGACCACCGCCGAAGCCATCGTCCGGACGCTGACCGCCCACGGAATCGATACCGTCTTCGGACTGCCGGGCGTGCAGAACGACGCCCTCTACAACGCCTTCTACGACCATCGGGATGAAATACGCCTCGTCCACACGCGCCACGAGCAGGGCGCGGCGTACATGGCGCTCGGATACGCCCTCTCGACAGACCGGACCGGGGTCTACAACGTGGTACCGGGACCGGGGTTTCTCAACGGGACCGCCGCCCTTTCCACGGCCTATGCCACCAACGCGAAGGTGCTCTGCCTGACGGGCGAGATCCCTACGAAGTACCTTGGGCGGCACACGGGCCAGCTGCACGAGATCAACGGCCAGCTCGATGTGCTGCGGTCTTTGACCAAGTGGGCCGCACGGATCGAAAGTACCGCCGGTGCGCCGTCCAGGACGGCCGAGGCCATCCGGCAGCTGAATTCCGGCCGGCCGCGCCCCGTGGGCCTGGAATGTCCCTGGGACGTGCTCGCGTCCGAAGGCGAAGCGCCGCGCATTCCCGGGCCGCTACCCATATCCAATCCCCCGGTGGACACGGAGATGCTGGAGGCCGCCGCGCGGAAGCTGGGCCGGGCCGAAAACCCCATGATCTTCGTCGGCCGCGGGGCCATGAACGTTTCCGAAGAGATCACGCGGCTCGCCGAACTGCTCCAGGCGCCGGTCATCGGGTACCGGACGGGCCGCGGCGTGCTCGACAGCCGCCACTACCTGAGCCATCCCAACCCCGCGGCCCACAAGCTCTGGCCGAAGGTGGACGTCGTCCTCGCCGTGGGGTCCCGGCTGGCGATCCCACAGCTCTACTGGGGCGTGGACGAGCACCTGACGACCATCCGCATCGAGGTGGACGCCAGGGCCCAGGACCGTATCGCCCGGCCGGACATCGCCATCACGGCGCGGACCGAAGACGCCATGCCCCTGCTGGTCGAAGCGGTGGAAAGGCATAACCGCGTCCGCCCGTCTCGGGAAGCCGAAATGCGCGCGCTGAAAGCGGAGACCGAGGAGATGTTCGCGTTCCTGGAACCCCAGACCTCCTTCCTGCGGGTGATCCGGGAGGAACTGGGCGAGGACGGCCTCTTCGTGGAAGAACTGACCCAGGTGGGGTACGCCGCGCGGCAGATCATGCCCGTGTACAAACCCTACACCTTCATCTCCACGGGTTACCAGGGCACCCTGGGCTGGGGCTTCCCCACGGCGCTCGGCGTGAAGGTCGCCCACCCGGACAAGCCTGTCCTCTCCGTAACGGGCGACGGCGGGTTCATGTTCGGCGTGCAGGAACTGGCCACGGCCGTCCAGCACCGCATCGGCCTCGTGACGCTCCTCTTCAACGACAACGCCTACGGCAACGTGAAGCGGATGCAGCAGAAACTGTACGGCAACCGGGTGATCGCGTCCGACCTGCACAACCCTGATTTCGTCCGGATGGCCGAATCCTTCGGCGCCCGTGGCATCAGGGCGGAGACTCCGGAGGAACTGCGCCGGGCCATCCGAGCGGGATTCGCCGTAAACGGTCCCACCCTGGTGGAGATCCCGGTGGGTGAGATGCCGGACGTGGACCGCTTCAAGCGGGGGGCCCGCGTGCGGGGCACGGCCGAACGATCCGAACACGCCCTGCAGTGGTAG
- a CDS encoding mandelate racemase/muconate lactonizing enzyme family protein encodes MKITHVGAVLLQPMPWVLVKVRTDEGLVGIGEAYHGAGVHQIATDPRLVERALIGQDPRNVDKIFHDMMGSMSASGFYQGAVMSAISGIEMALWDITGQACGVPIWQLLGGKFRDRIRVYNDCHAGDEETPEAYAVKGRAGVARGFDAIKFDIDPQPSRRDRYNRTISNHDVAYFVDVITALREALDPNTDLLIDAHWNYAPVDILKVAYAIEDLDLMWLEDPVPPENIEAMAKVTQATRVPICTGENFYTRHGFRDLIEAQAADIISPDHAKAGGLLEGRKIADLADMYYIPLSPHNICGPIGTMAVCHLCAAVPNFQVLEFHHLDDEVWNTLTVERDLIRDGHIDLPKTPGLGVTLDEEAARRAAREDLGFF; translated from the coding sequence ATGAAAATTACACACGTGGGGGCCGTGCTGCTCCAGCCCATGCCCTGGGTGCTGGTGAAGGTGAGGACCGACGAGGGGCTGGTCGGCATCGGCGAGGCCTATCACGGCGCCGGGGTCCACCAGATCGCCACCGATCCCAGGCTGGTCGAAAGGGCGCTCATCGGCCAGGACCCGCGGAACGTGGACAAGATCTTTCACGACATGATGGGTTCCATGTCGGCTTCCGGATTCTACCAGGGTGCGGTCATGAGCGCCATCAGCGGGATCGAAATGGCCCTGTGGGACATCACGGGACAGGCCTGCGGCGTGCCCATCTGGCAACTGCTCGGCGGCAAGTTCAGGGACCGCATCCGCGTATACAACGACTGTCACGCGGGGGACGAGGAAACGCCGGAAGCCTACGCGGTTAAGGGCCGGGCCGGGGTAGCCCGGGGCTTCGACGCCATCAAGTTCGACATCGATCCGCAGCCCTCGCGACGCGACCGGTACAACCGGACCATCAGCAACCACGACGTGGCCTACTTCGTCGACGTCATCACCGCCTTGCGGGAGGCCCTGGACCCCAATACCGACCTGCTCATCGACGCCCACTGGAACTACGCCCCGGTGGACATCCTCAAGGTGGCCTACGCCATCGAGGACCTTGATCTGATGTGGCTGGAGGACCCCGTGCCGCCGGAGAACATCGAGGCCATGGCGAAGGTCACCCAGGCCACGCGCGTCCCCATCTGCACCGGGGAGAACTTCTACACCCGTCACGGCTTCCGGGACCTCATCGAGGCGCAGGCGGCGGACATCATCTCGCCCGATCACGCCAAGGCGGGAGGCCTGCTGGAGGGCCGGAAGATCGCCGACCTGGCGGACATGTACTACATCCCCCTGTCGCCGCACAACATCTGCGGCCCCATCGGGACGATGGCCGTGTGCCACCTGTGCGCGGCAGTACCCAACTTCCAGGTACTCGAATTCCATCACCTGGACGACGAAGTGTGGAATACGCTGACGGTGGAACGGGACCTGATCCGGGACGGGCATATCGACCTGCCCAAGACGCCGGGCCTGGGCGTTACGCTGGACGAGGAAGCGGCGCGGCGCGCGGCCCGGGAGGACCTCGGTTTCTTCTGA
- a CDS encoding phytanoyl-CoA dioxygenase family protein, producing MTQKTRSIQLTDAQVARFHEEGYLVVPDLLTADEVEAFVRHQADPEAESLKQGLRTHLSDPFWQRLAHHPNVAGVARQILGGRPRIVQTMYMAKEPAKPDEKLGGAGISLHQDAHYLPNEPDTLMACWIAMSDTDPENGGLCVAPGSHRDTLRETTLNTNPEHMSWESDYGMRSPDGREWTEKLYSFDVVGIEEEDLVRLTVPLGSGVFFTSRTVHGSYANRSHTRPRLAFAVHYVKDGTWVFRTDVQDTTPVDLPGA from the coding sequence ATGACGCAGAAAACCCGGTCCATCCAGCTCACCGACGCACAGGTCGCCCGGTTCCACGAAGAAGGCTATCTCGTCGTCCCGGACCTGCTGACGGCGGATGAAGTCGAGGCGTTCGTCCGGCACCAGGCCGATCCGGAAGCCGAGTCTCTGAAGCAGGGGCTCCGTACCCACCTCTCGGACCCCTTCTGGCAACGGCTGGCCCACCATCCCAACGTGGCCGGCGTCGCCCGCCAGATCCTGGGCGGACGGCCCCGCATCGTACAGACCATGTACATGGCCAAGGAACCGGCCAAACCGGACGAGAAACTGGGCGGCGCCGGCATCTCGCTGCACCAGGATGCCCACTACCTGCCCAACGAGCCCGACACGTTGATGGCCTGCTGGATCGCCATGAGCGATACCGATCCGGAGAACGGCGGACTTTGCGTGGCGCCGGGTAGCCACAGGGACACCCTGCGCGAGACGACCCTGAACACCAATCCGGAGCACATGAGCTGGGAGAGTGACTACGGCATGAGATCGCCGGACGGCCGCGAATGGACCGAGAAGCTCTACTCCTTCGACGTGGTGGGCATTGAGGAGGAAGACCTCGTCCGGCTGACGGTGCCGCTCGGCAGCGGGGTGTTCTTCACCAGCAGGACGGTGCACGGCTCCTACGCCAACCGGTCGCACACCCGGCCGCGCCTGGCCTTCGCCGTCCACTACGTGAAGGACGGCACGTGGGTGTTCCGGACCGACGTGCAGGATACGACCCCGGTGGACCTGCCAGGGGCCTGA
- a CDS encoding D-glycerate dehydrogenase, with protein sequence MERLNVLLLPVRPIYSPWCVDIREAIGDRHELRDFDDDKPLALQFAGVDVVIDQGGSRGTREMMDAAGDCRLWQIVGTGFDHFDLAYIKTKGIPTANTPGLFSDVALAETAMMFIIMVSRRYREAVENLRQGRMYNPLGYELEHQTLGIVGFGASGQALARRAKPFGMRILGIDVREIESEVLDDIQPDFIGGPDDLDRVAAESDFLSLHLHLNDETRHIIDGRRLGLMKPTASVINVARGALVDEAALYDALVEGKIGGAGLDVFAQEPPDPSLPVYQLPNVVVTPHIAGVTDGTSRRRAAAAAENTDRVARGLEPLYRIDL encoded by the coding sequence ATGGAACGCCTGAACGTCCTGCTGCTTCCCGTACGCCCCATTTACAGCCCGTGGTGCGTGGACATCCGGGAGGCCATCGGCGACCGCCACGAACTGAGGGATTTCGACGATGACAAACCCCTGGCGCTCCAGTTCGCCGGAGTGGACGTGGTGATCGACCAGGGCGGAAGCCGGGGCACGCGGGAGATGATGGACGCCGCGGGCGACTGCCGGCTGTGGCAGATCGTGGGCACGGGATTCGACCACTTCGACCTGGCCTATATCAAGACGAAGGGCATCCCCACGGCCAATACCCCCGGACTGTTCAGCGACGTCGCCCTGGCCGAGACCGCTATGATGTTCATCATTATGGTATCGCGGCGGTACCGGGAAGCGGTAGAAAACTTACGACAAGGCCGTATGTACAATCCGCTCGGATACGAGCTGGAGCACCAGACGCTGGGCATCGTGGGATTCGGTGCGAGCGGCCAGGCCCTGGCCCGACGGGCCAAGCCCTTCGGCATGCGGATCCTGGGCATCGACGTCCGGGAGATCGAATCCGAAGTGCTCGACGACATACAGCCGGATTTCATCGGCGGGCCGGACGACCTGGACCGGGTCGCGGCCGAAAGCGACTTCCTCTCCCTGCACCTGCATCTGAACGACGAGACCCGCCATATCATCGACGGACGGCGGCTGGGGCTCATGAAACCGACGGCCAGCGTCATCAACGTGGCCCGCGGCGCCCTCGTGGACGAAGCGGCCCTCTACGACGCCCTGGTCGAGGGGAAGATCGGCGGCGCCGGTCTCGACGTCTTCGCCCAGGAACCGCCCGATCCTTCCCTGCCCGTTTACCAGTTGCCCAACGTGGTCGTCACGCCCCATATCGCCGGGGTGACGGACGGTACCTCCCGCCGGCGGGCCGCCGCGGCCGCGGAGAACACGGACCGGGTCGCCCGGGGCCTGGAACCCCTGTACCGGATCGACCTGTGA
- a CDS encoding cysteine hydrolase yields MADQTDWRRFVLLLIDVQRDFWPAATAKAFPDFPSNVERLLDYGRSSGLDIVHVRAEFESDGTDWMAPYRIKGETPCVRGTSGAGVLPCAAERSGETVLRKQTFDAFLQPDLLTHLHRARKSFILVAGLETSVCVLLTAASAVQRGFLAAVVEDCCADDPFKHSAAITGYPFVFERTSLDTLETDHGRWMTMLNDLQSSGG; encoded by the coding sequence ATGGCTGACCAGACAGACTGGCGCCGGTTTGTGCTGTTGCTCATCGATGTCCAGCGTGATTTCTGGCCCGCGGCAACCGCGAAGGCTTTTCCGGATTTTCCGTCGAATGTCGAAAGGCTGCTGGATTATGGCCGATCGTCCGGTCTCGACATCGTGCATGTGCGGGCGGAGTTCGAATCGGACGGGACGGACTGGATGGCGCCTTACCGAATCAAGGGGGAGACGCCCTGCGTCCGGGGAACGTCCGGCGCCGGCGTGTTGCCTTGCGCCGCCGAACGGTCCGGAGAAACGGTCCTGCGCAAGCAGACCTTCGATGCCTTCCTGCAGCCGGACCTATTAACCCATTTACATCGCGCGCGTAAATCCTTTATACTGGTTGCGGGACTGGAAACTTCCGTCTGTGTGCTGTTGACCGCGGCTTCCGCCGTGCAGCGCGGGTTCCTTGCCGCGGTCGTCGAGGACTGCTGCGCCGACGATCCGTTCAAACATTCGGCGGCGATCACCGGTTATCCCTTCGTCTTCGAACGGACCTCCCTCGACACGCTGGAAACCGACCACGGCCGGTGGATGACCATGTTGAACGACCTGCAAAGCTCCGGAGGATGA
- a CDS encoding DUF523 and DUF1722 domain-containing protein, with the protein MSEMSEMSEMSELAMMDIHRAEMPVRIGISSCLLGERVRYDGGHKRDDYLVDVVGRYVEWIPVCPEVEAGMGTPRETVQLTRVDGDVRMLTKNGVDHTDRVDWFARQRVQTLEQARLSGYILKSRSPSCGMERVPVVQPEGPALRNGRGIFARRLMDALPHLPVEEERRLHNPRVRENFISRVFACYRWLQLADSGLTRQSLMSYHRAYKYLLMAHSQEGTRRLGRLLAKPERYATTRELADAYLGEFNRVMKRTPSRRNHTNVLQHMAGYVSDRLDGRTRRELTRMIQKYHEELLPLIVPVVMLRHYVREFDITYLQDQTYLHPFPGELMLLNQL; encoded by the coding sequence ATGAGCGAGATGAGCGAGATGAGCGAGATGAGCGAACTGGCCATGATGGATATCCACCGGGCCGAAATGCCCGTACGCATCGGCATCTCGTCCTGCCTGCTCGGTGAGCGCGTCCGCTACGATGGCGGACACAAGCGCGACGACTACCTGGTGGACGTGGTCGGCCGTTACGTGGAGTGGATCCCGGTGTGTCCGGAAGTGGAAGCGGGCATGGGTACCCCGCGGGAGACCGTGCAGTTGACCCGGGTCGACGGCGATGTCCGGATGCTGACGAAAAACGGGGTCGATCACACCGACAGGGTGGACTGGTTCGCTCGGCAACGCGTGCAGACCCTGGAGCAGGCCCGGCTCAGCGGCTACATCCTCAAGAGCCGGTCACCCTCGTGCGGCATGGAACGGGTACCCGTCGTCCAGCCCGAAGGACCCGCGCTCCGGAACGGGCGCGGGATATTCGCCCGGCGGCTGATGGATGCCCTGCCCCATCTGCCCGTGGAAGAAGAGCGGCGGCTGCATAACCCGCGGGTCCGGGAGAACTTCATCAGCCGGGTTTTCGCCTGCTACCGCTGGCTGCAGCTCGCCGATTCGGGCCTGACCCGGCAATCGCTGATGAGCTATCACCGGGCCTACAAGTACCTCCTCATGGCGCACAGCCAGGAGGGCACGCGCCGTCTCGGACGGCTGCTGGCGAAACCGGAGCGCTACGCCACCACCCGGGAACTGGCGGACGCCTACCTGGGCGAATTCAACCGGGTCATGAAAAGAACGCCGTCCCGGCGGAACCATACCAACGTGCTGCAGCACATGGCGGGCTATGTCTCCGACCGGCTCGACGGCCGCACGCGCCGTGAACTGACGCGCATGATCCAGAAGTACCACGAGGAGCTGCTGCCCCTGATCGTGCCCGTGGTCATGCTGCGGCACTACGTGCGCGAGTTCGACATCACCTACCTGCAGGACCAGACCTACCTCCATCCTTTTCCCGGCGAACTGATGCTGCTCAACCAGTTGTAG